The proteins below are encoded in one region of Nitrospira sp.:
- a CDS encoding transport permease protein has translation MKHYWQEVRALTLRWVRRLSREKFSMLFTLVQPMLFWLIFFGNLFQRAADTQVVQAPNYISFLAAGVVVMTVLNNGLAGGVDLLFDKENGFLERLMSTPIHRSSVIVSRFLFVMTITSLQVLVILGVAWLFGVQPATGLLGVLTILLIGMAFGIGLTAISMAMAFSVKSHGDFFSVLGFLSLPMIFLSSALVPLTAMPAWMGFLAQFNPMTWAIDAVRPLILSGWTEALPKVGMVALVMLAFDAVCLYGGAQAFRRAMG, from the coding sequence GTGAAACACTACTGGCAGGAAGTTCGGGCTCTGACGCTACGGTGGGTTCGCCGTCTGAGCCGAGAGAAGTTTAGCATGCTGTTTACACTGGTTCAGCCGATGCTGTTCTGGCTGATCTTCTTCGGCAACTTGTTTCAGCGCGCGGCCGATACGCAGGTTGTTCAAGCGCCCAATTACATCAGCTTCCTTGCGGCCGGCGTGGTCGTGATGACCGTATTGAACAACGGTCTTGCCGGCGGAGTGGATCTCTTGTTCGACAAAGAGAACGGATTTCTCGAACGGCTGATGTCGACGCCGATTCATCGATCGTCGGTGATCGTGAGCCGCTTCCTGTTCGTCATGACGATCACGTCGCTCCAAGTCTTGGTCATCCTCGGCGTGGCGTGGCTGTTCGGCGTGCAACCGGCAACCGGCTTACTCGGTGTGCTGACCATTTTGCTGATTGGAATGGCGTTTGGGATCGGACTCACGGCCATCTCGATGGCCATGGCGTTTTCGGTCAAAAGCCATGGTGACTTCTTTTCCGTTTTGGGGTTTCTCTCACTGCCGATGATTTTTCTAAGTTCCGCACTCGTGCCACTGACGGCGATGCCGGCATGGATGGGGTTCCTCGCGCAATTCAATCCCATGACATGGGCGATCGATGCGGTCCGGCCGCTGATCCTTTCCGGTTGGACGGAGGCCCTGCCAAAAGTGGGCATGGTGGCGCTGGTGATGTTGGCGTTCGACGCAGTCTGCCTCTATGGGGGCGCGCAAGCGTTCCGACGCGCCATGGGGTAA
- a CDS encoding arylsulfatase, whose product MRLTILGSGTNVHPRRAAAGYLVETDRPMLMDLGPRTLSNLLKTSVDRHRITHLLFSHFHADHFSDFITFYFDAVIYSKLVRRRPDLTLIGPRGSRKLFRAIIRIFPVFSEAPFRTRIEEVGDETFSVGTARITAQSVRHTSRLHCLGYRVSYRGRTMAYSGDSMYCDALVSLCDRADVAVLDCSYPSNRPGPAHMHAGECGQVAEEAQIGRLLLSHFYTDAERFDVKRQAARTFRGSIARARDLMTVRW is encoded by the coding sequence ATGCGCTTGACGATCTTGGGCTCCGGAACCAATGTACACCCGCGTCGCGCTGCAGCCGGCTACCTTGTGGAAACCGATCGGCCGATGCTGATGGACCTCGGTCCGAGGACCCTTTCCAACTTGCTCAAAACCTCCGTGGACCGACATCGGATCACACACCTTTTGTTCTCCCATTTTCACGCAGATCATTTTTCCGACTTCATCACGTTCTATTTCGACGCCGTTATTTATTCGAAGTTGGTACGCCGTCGCCCAGATCTCACGCTGATCGGTCCGCGCGGAAGTCGCAAGCTCTTTCGTGCGATCATCCGCATCTTTCCGGTTTTCAGCGAGGCGCCGTTCCGCACTCGCATCGAGGAGGTCGGTGACGAAACCTTTTCGGTCGGGACCGCTCGCATTACGGCGCAGTCGGTACGCCATACCTCCCGGCTGCACTGCCTTGGATATCGGGTTTCGTATCGCGGACGCACGATGGCGTACTCGGGAGACTCCATGTACTGCGACGCCCTCGTGTCTCTGTGCGATCGGGCGGATGTCGCCGTGCTCGACTGCTCGTACCCCTCCAATCGCCCGGGTCCCGCACATATGCACGCCGGCGAGTGCGGTCAGGTGGCGGAAGAAGCCCAGATCGGCCGGCTGCTCTTGTCGCACTTTTACACGGACGCGGAACGATTCGACGTGAAGCGGCAGGCGGCGCGCACTTTCCGTGGGAGCATCGCACGAGCCCGCGATTTGATGACAGTGCGGTGGTAG
- a CDS encoding MarR family transcriptional regulator: protein MDLPDLKDDPHLKVVRPLVEAYLAFSRADNRHIRSMRLTPSQFDVLVTLGDTNGMTCSELSAATLVTKGTLTGVLDRLCAKGLIRRDPGPRDRRSRTIRLTPKGYALFQIVFAKHIAFLRPYVERSLTADEINSIVGMLRRLRDSFAPPDRALASTSPRTRGHEGR, encoded by the coding sequence GTGGACCTGCCGGACCTGAAAGACGATCCGCATCTGAAAGTGGTTCGCCCCCTCGTGGAAGCCTACCTTGCGTTTTCACGGGCGGACAACCGTCATATCCGGTCGATGCGTTTGACCCCCTCCCAGTTCGACGTGCTCGTCACGCTGGGCGATACCAACGGGATGACCTGCTCGGAGTTGTCGGCGGCGACGTTGGTCACCAAGGGGACGTTAACCGGGGTTCTGGACCGCTTGTGCGCGAAAGGATTGATACGGCGCGATCCTGGCCCACGAGATCGGCGCTCTAGGACAATCCGTCTGACTCCGAAGGGCTATGCGCTCTTTCAAATTGTGTTTGCCAAACACATCGCCTTTCTACGCCCATATGTCGAACGTTCGCTCACGGCCGACGAAATCAATTCGATCGTCGGAATGCTTCGGCGTCTACGTGATAGTTTCGCCCCACCGGATCGCGCTCTTGCCAGCACTTCACCAAGGACGCGTGGTCATGAAGGGCGCTAG
- a CDS encoding metallophosphoesterase, which translates to MTRRRPWHHAARRLAGRAVTHQLLRLFNFLPAWEYGLTRPQLTHLPIHHPPLRGRRAVQLSDLHLDRYLYRHDHVLRMVRDLRPDWIFVTGDLIDLASGLPHCFRFLSGLRWIAPVFVTLGNHDHYSGVPIERFADLAERHKITLLINDFSIVSAGQTELAIVGVDDPSLHRARLHCIPPASDDRFTLLLAHAPNILDQLEEQHEVDLILCGHSHGGQWRPPLLEPFWLPPGCKGRAHGLYEAGRHRLYVNRGLGWSLLPLRWNCAPEILLIEWMDVPECRAAAS; encoded by the coding sequence ATGACCCGGAGGCGTCCGTGGCATCATGCTGCACGCAGACTGGCAGGGCGCGCCGTTACTCACCAACTTCTGCGCCTGTTTAACTTTCTGCCGGCGTGGGAATACGGCCTCACCCGTCCTCAACTGACCCACCTACCGATTCACCATCCTCCGCTACGTGGCCGGCGCGCCGTCCAATTAAGCGATCTCCACTTGGACCGCTATCTCTATCGCCACGACCATGTGCTGCGCATGGTTCGGGATCTGCGCCCGGATTGGATATTCGTCACCGGCGACCTTATCGATCTGGCGAGCGGTTTACCCCATTGTTTTCGCTTTCTCAGCGGACTCCGTTGGATCGCACCGGTGTTCGTCACACTGGGCAACCACGACCACTACAGCGGCGTCCCCATTGAACGGTTCGCGGATTTGGCCGAACGGCACAAGATTACACTTCTGATCAACGACTTCTCCATCGTCTCTGCCGGGCAGACCGAATTGGCTATCGTCGGAGTCGACGACCCTTCGCTCCATCGCGCCCGCCTGCACTGTATCCCCCCCGCCTCCGACGACCGATTCACGCTTTTACTGGCACATGCCCCGAATATCCTCGATCAGTTGGAGGAGCAGCACGAGGTTGACCTGATTCTTTGCGGTCATAGCCATGGTGGGCAATGGCGTCCCCCCTTGCTTGAACCGTTCTGGCTCCCGCCCGGTTGCAAGGGACGCGCACATGGCCTCTATGAGGCGGGCCGTCACCGCCTGTACGTCAACAGAGGATTGGGCTGGTCACTTCTTCCCCTGCGATGGAACTGCGCACCGGAAATCCTCTTGATCGAGTGGATGGATGTGCCGGAATGTCGTGCCGCGGCAAGTTAG
- the truD gene encoding tRNA pseudouridine synthase D has protein sequence MNYPEKAIPRTVSFLNELPYLTAEMAGIGGVLRSRPEDFRVSERPLYLPCGEGEHLYLRITKRGLSTTDLVLRLSSILGIKAMGIGVAGLKDSNAVTTQMVSLHGVRPDAVGRIRLDDHVLAVEMLGRHRNRLRTGHHAGNEFTLVVRGVAQEAAEVVPAVLEVLQKRGVPNYFGPQRQGRKGDNFLIGAQLLVDPQRRARLSRSKRQWYLNAYQSHLFNRILARRIQTIDRLLSGEWAAKVANGACFRVEEPAVEQPRCDAFEVSPTAPLFGSRTEWANGEAGAIEAAAVAECGATRDGLTAAARACGFRGERRSLRILMTNSAWSMSDQNLTISFALPPGAYATSVLREFMKQDSQ, from the coding sequence ATGAACTATCCGGAGAAGGCTATCCCCAGGACCGTCTCGTTCCTGAACGAGCTACCCTATCTGACAGCGGAAATGGCGGGAATCGGTGGGGTGCTCCGCAGCCGTCCTGAAGACTTTCGTGTCTCTGAACGACCGTTGTACCTTCCCTGTGGAGAGGGAGAACATCTGTATCTGCGAATCACCAAGCGTGGGCTATCGACAACGGACTTGGTCCTTCGCTTATCGTCCATCTTGGGAATCAAGGCTATGGGTATCGGAGTTGCCGGGCTCAAGGATAGCAATGCCGTCACGACCCAAATGGTCTCGCTCCACGGTGTGCGGCCTGATGCCGTCGGGCGCATCAGGTTGGATGACCATGTGCTGGCGGTCGAGATGCTTGGCCGACATCGCAACCGGCTCCGCACGGGCCATCATGCAGGCAATGAATTCACACTGGTCGTGCGCGGGGTTGCGCAAGAGGCCGCCGAGGTGGTCCCTGCGGTCCTGGAGGTGCTGCAAAAACGTGGCGTGCCGAATTATTTCGGCCCGCAGCGCCAGGGGCGTAAGGGCGACAATTTTCTCATCGGCGCGCAACTGCTCGTCGATCCCCAGCGACGGGCGCGGCTCTCACGCAGCAAGCGGCAGTGGTATCTCAACGCCTACCAATCCCATCTCTTCAATCGGATTCTGGCTCGTCGGATTCAGACGATCGATCGCCTCCTCTCTGGCGAGTGGGCCGCCAAGGTTGCCAATGGCGCCTGTTTTCGTGTCGAGGAGCCGGCTGTCGAACAGCCTCGCTGTGACGCGTTCGAGGTCAGTCCCACGGCGCCGCTGTTCGGGTCTCGTACAGAGTGGGCGAACGGAGAGGCGGGAGCAATCGAAGCAGCCGCCGTGGCGGAATGTGGCGCGACACGAGACGGTCTGACAGCGGCTGCCAGGGCCTGCGGCTTTCGAGGAGAACGACGTTCTCTTCGAATCCTCATGACCAATTCCGCCTGGTCGATGTCCGATCAAAATCTGACGATCTCCTTCGCACTTCCTCCTGGTGCGTATGCCACCAGCGTCCTTCGCGAATTCATGAAGCAGGACTCCCAGTAG
- a CDS encoding TIGR00300 family protein, translating to MKAETVVLRGHIIDSLILAKVLDTIVMMGGTFDLEDVHIGKTREQASSVKIAISAATPQGLSDILTALQPHGAVPETEQDCSTEAAPADGVLPESFYATSHLPTQVRVGGRWIDVNRIEMDTAIRIDPKTGTAATVPMADVKRGETIVVGRTGVRVVPLERPRERDVFGFMEAQVSSERPHAPLIADIGRRLSALRSGHERGQAGCKVLLAGGPAIVHAGGREALAWLIDAGYIQVLFCGNALAAHDMEASLFGTSLGYGLAAGRTMPHGHEHHLRTINRIRGIGTIERAVTNGLITSGIMAACVRRNVRVVMAGTIRDDGPLPGVITDAMEAQAAMRAALPDVGLALLIASTLHAIATGNLLPGTVPTVCVDVNPSVPTKLADRGSFQAVGIVMDAASFLRELARTLGWTP from the coding sequence ATGAAAGCCGAGACCGTCGTACTTCGCGGGCACATTATCGATTCGCTGATTCTAGCCAAAGTCCTGGATACTATCGTGATGATGGGCGGGACGTTCGATTTGGAGGACGTCCACATTGGTAAGACCCGGGAACAAGCCTCCAGCGTCAAGATCGCGATTTCGGCCGCTACGCCGCAGGGGCTGAGCGACATTCTTACTGCGCTTCAACCCCATGGGGCTGTACCGGAGACCGAGCAGGATTGTTCGACCGAGGCGGCTCCGGCAGACGGTGTGTTGCCGGAGTCCTTCTACGCGACCAGCCATCTGCCGACTCAGGTGAGGGTGGGAGGACGTTGGATCGATGTCAATCGGATCGAAATGGATACCGCGATCCGCATCGATCCGAAGACCGGTACGGCTGCGACCGTGCCCATGGCTGATGTGAAGCGGGGAGAAACCATTGTCGTAGGCCGGACAGGTGTGCGTGTGGTGCCATTGGAACGGCCGAGGGAGCGGGACGTCTTCGGATTCATGGAGGCGCAAGTATCTTCCGAACGACCGCATGCGCCGTTGATCGCCGACATCGGGCGAAGACTAAGCGCCCTTCGGTCTGGTCATGAGCGCGGGCAGGCTGGATGCAAAGTGCTCTTGGCCGGGGGCCCGGCGATTGTGCATGCCGGGGGACGGGAAGCGCTCGCGTGGTTGATCGATGCCGGCTATATTCAGGTCCTGTTCTGTGGCAACGCGCTTGCCGCCCACGATATGGAGGCCTCGTTGTTCGGCACGTCGCTCGGCTACGGCCTAGCCGCAGGGCGAACCATGCCGCATGGACACGAGCACCATTTGCGAACGATCAATCGGATCCGTGGCATCGGAACCATCGAACGAGCGGTGACAAACGGCCTCATTACCTCGGGGATCATGGCGGCGTGCGTCCGTCGAAACGTTCGCGTGGTCATGGCGGGCACCATTCGTGACGATGGACCTCTGCCGGGCGTGATTACCGATGCCATGGAGGCACAGGCTGCCATGCGTGCCGCGTTGCCGGATGTGGGCCTGGCGCTATTGATCGCATCGACGCTGCACGCCATCGCCACCGGCAATTTACTGCCCGGCACCGTTCCAACAGTGTGCGTGGATGTGAACCCCTCGGTTCCCACGAAGTTGGCCGACCGCGGCAGCTTCCAGGCGGTCGGTATCGTGATGGATGCTGCCTCGTTCCTTCGAGAGCTGGCCCGAACCCTGGGGTGGACCCCATGA